TCTTTGATTTCTTTTAAATTCATTGCTTCCTCAATAAATTGTAGTAATGCATCTGTTTTCGCTTTAGGTAAATTAAAAGATTCTACCGCTTCTTCAAACCCAACATAGTTTCGTTGCACAAGAAGTGTTCGGAGTATGTCTTGCTGTTCCACGCTTTCCGTATAATCTTGTAAAATGCAATTTAAGATGCCCGCATGACCGATAGTAACTTTAAATTGAGATAATCCATATTGCTGTAATAGCTCCATTGCCGTCACAATCACTTCAGCGTCAGCAAACACAGAATTGTCTCCAATTAGCTCGATTCCCATCTGATCAAATTCTGCAGGACGCCCACCTTCAGTTTCTTGTGCACGAAAGACACTTGCAAAATAAGCAAGACGTATTGGTATCATCTCTTTTAATAATTTAGATGTGGCAACCCGAGCAATTGGTGTTGTCATATCTGGTCGTAGTACTAATGTGTTTCCCTGACTATCTACGAGCTTAAATAAATGGGCATCGGCAATCGCAGAGGCTTTTCCAACTGTATCAAAATACTCTACGGCAGGTGTCATAATAAATTCATAACCTCTGCTGCATAAAAAGTCTCGTCCAGTATTTCTTACAGCCTCTACCTTTTCGTATATTTGTGGAAATGTATCGCGCATTCCAAGTGGTTTCTCAAACATTTTAATTGAAGACATGTAGACACTTCCTTATGTTTCACTTTAATTCACTAGAGTATTAGAGAATTAGATTATGAAAGAATTCTAACTTATTTCCCCCATTCAGTCAACTTGAATTCTCTAACAATTTCAACACTGATTATTCTGTTAATTATACACATTTACTAATGGAAAATAATGAAATTCAAAATATCTCCAAATTTTAATTTATGAATAGAGATTTAGTCGCCACTGAGAATGAAAGTGAGTGTGTTAATATTGTGAGTTTTTACCACAGCATGTCCATACGTCCAACTGAGTGAGCAAATAATCGTAGGTATTTGTAAAGGAGGGTTTTATTTGGAGACAAAATAGCATTACACACAACGGATTTCATTGATGGCACACTGATTAAATCAACTTTTGTAGAGTCCAAATTATTATGAATTTATGCCTGAATATGTAGTAGCAAATTCCCAACATAAAAATAAAACTGTTCCAGAAACAAAGGTACCATTGTTTTTGGAACAGTTTTTTCATTGTTCAACCTTATAGGTCATTTTTTCGGCGTACACCACTCTACCACTTCGTTGCGTTTACGTTCTGCCATTTGCTCAGCAGTATAAATAATTTGCATTGGATTACCACCAGCTAAACAGCCAGCTGGCACATCTTTATGTACAAGTGTGGCAGCTGAGACAATTGCACCGTCACCTATTGTAACACCAGGTAGTATTGTTGAATTGGCACCAACCATTACCTCATTACCAATCTTCACGTCTCCTAGACGATATTCCTCTATTAAATATTCATGTGCTAAAATCGTTGTATTAAAACCAATTACAGTATTATTGCCAATGTGTATGCGTTCTGGAAACATGGTATCAGGCATAACCATTAGGGCTAATGAGGTTTGCTCGCCAATTCTCATTTTTAAAAATGTTCGATATAGCCAGTTTTTTACACGTAAAAATGGTGTGAAGCGACCAATTTGAATGACAATGAAGCACTTCATCACCTTCCAAAAGGACACCGTATTATAAATATTCCACAGGGAGTTTGCTCCTTCGACACGGTAGCGTTCTGTTTTACGTGCCATTTACTTACCCCGCTTTCACAATATCTAATAAATCTGTCATATGATGTAACATATATTCTGGCTTGAATTGCATTAAATATTCCGGACCTTTAAATGCCCATGCGACACCAGCTGCTTTAATTCCCGCATTATGTCCAGCTTCAATATCGTGAGAATTGTCGCCAATCATAATAGCCTCTTCCTTGTTTACACCAAGGCGTTCAAGGGCAAGCAAAACTGGCTCTGGATCAGGCTTTACATTTTTCACATCGTCCGTGCCTATACAGACATCAAATAGATGGTTTGCACCTAGTACTGATAGACCACGATCAATCATCCCATTTCGCTTCGTAGACACAATCGCTAATTTGATTCCTATAGCTTTTAATTGTTCTAAAGTTGAGACAACATCAGGATATTGTGTGACAAGCTCATCGTGATGTAATTCATTATATTCGCGATATTTAGCAATCATTGCATCCTCTTCTCCAGGAGCAATGTCACTCATTGTCTGTTTTAAGGATGGCCCAAGGAATTTTAGACAATCTTTTGGCGAATATTGCCCAGGAAATCGCTCATTTAATACGTGCATAAATGTTTCGATGATTAAATTATTTGTATTTAGTAATGTACCATCAAAATCGAATAATAATGCCTTTATCATAACGTTCTGCACCCCTTATTTATTATCCAAATATTTCACTGCTGGTTTTACTGTTAGGCGTCTGTAAATAATAGCACCAAGACCTACTATTACACCAATGATGGAGACAACCTGCGCTGAGCGTAAGTCACCAACTAAATACAAGCTATCCGTACGCAAACCTTCTATATAGAAGCGACCAATTGAATACCAAATTAAATAACTGAAGAAAATTTCTCCTCGATTTAAATTCACTTTACGTAAAAACAGTAAAATAAGTAATCCGATGAAATTCCATACAGATTCATATAAAAAGGTAGGATGCACATAGGTTCCTAATTCCTCAATATACATTTGGTTAATAATCCAATCTGGTAACATCAGATTTTCTAAAAACTCTTTAGATACTGGACCACCATAAGCCTCTTGGTTCATAAAATTTCCCCATCGACCAATGATTTGTCCTATCAAAATACTTGGTGCCGCTATATCCGCTACACGTAAAAAACTAATATTTTTCTTACGTGTGAATATGTACGCTGTTATAAATGCCCCAATTAGTGCACCATGTATAGCAATACCACCATTCCAAATTTCAATAATCTTCCCTGGATTTTCACTATAATAATCCCAACGCATTGAAACATAATAAATACGTGCACATATTATCGAAATAGGAACTGCCCATAGCAATAAATCGGCAAGAAAATCCTCTGGTAAGCCTCGTTTAACAGCCTCTCTTTGACCTACAACATAAGCTAAAATAATACCAGATACAATTAACAACCCGTACCAACGAACGGGAATTGGTCCCAAATGAAAAGCAATTGGGTTAATTTGCAATAGTAATAAATCCATCAAATGCTCCTCTCAATTTCTATTCACTTTATAGGTCATTTTATCCTAATTATGAACAATTAATCATCTAACTCATCAGCGGAAGAGATCACCTCATCCAAACGTCTTGAAAACTCCTCTGCTGCATTAACACCCATTTTTTTCAAGCGATAATTCATCGCTGCAACTTCAATAATAACAGATACATTACGCCCAGGTCTTACAGGAATTGTTAATTTAGTTAACTCTGTATCAATAATTTTCATTTTCTCTTCCTCTAGACCCAAACGATCATAAACCTTTTCAGGATCCCAAATCTCCAGTTCTATAATTAAGGTAATACGCTTGTAGGGTCTTACAGCACTTGCTCCAAAAAGCGTCATAATATCAATAATACCAATGCCTCGTATTTCAAGTAAATGTTCTAAAAGCGGAGGCGGGCTACCAATTAAAAAATTCTCTGATTCCTGGCGAATTTCCACACAATCGTCAGCTACTAATCGATGGCCTTTCTTGACAAGCTCAAGAGCAGTTTCGCTTTTTCCTACGCCACTTTTGCCGATAATTAACACACCAATACCATAAACATCTACTAACACGCCATGTGCTGCTGTCATTGGTGCCAAGCGTCCCTCTAAATAGTTGGTTAGCCTACTAGAAAATTTCGTTGTTGTCATATGTGTTTTAAAGACAGGCACATGCTTTTCATTAGAAGCCTGTAAAAGCTCCTCTGGTACCTCTAGGTCACGAGAAATAATAATAGCTGGAGTATCTTGTGAACACAGTAAACGCATACGCTCAAGCTTAACATCTGCAGGTAACATTTCAAAAAAGGACAGCTCTGTTTTTCCAAGCAATTGTACTCGATTTGCAGGATAATGGGTAAAATATCCTGCCATCTCTAGCCCTGGTCGAGATATATCACTAGTGACAATCGTCCTTCCAATTCCTTCCTCACCAGCTAATAGGTCTAACTTAAATTTCTCCATTACGTCTCTTGTTAATACTACGACCAATGTTAGAAGCCTCCATTCAATGGAATTGAATATTGTTTGTTCCGTTAACGGTCTCTACAACTGACCGTATTTGCTCATATTTCACTAACAATCAGTCTCTCTGATTGCAGTATTACTTTATTTTAGCATGACTATGTATAAAAGAAATGTATTTACTCTCGCTTGCTAAAGGAAGAGAATTACTCTCTACAAAGCATAAAAAAACTAGCGGTTCTCCTGTCCGCTAGTTTGTACTATCTTATTTTTGAGTAGCTAACCATTTAGCCACAGCTTTTGCATCTTCACCTTTAACAATACCTGGAGGCATAGAACCTTTACCATTTTCGATAACATCTAAAATTTCAGTTTCAGATAAACGAGCACCTACATCTTTGATAGCTGGTGCATTATTCTGACCCTGCAATTCGCCTCCATGACATGTGATACAGGATTTCATAGCGATCGCTTCACCATCTGGTGTGGTACTCGTTTTTGTACCTTCATCAGTCGTCTTACCACCGCCACAAGCGGCTAAAAAAATTGCTGAACCGAACACTAATGTTAACATTACCTTTTTCATTAGTACCCCTCCTCAAAATAAATAACTTCCACGGTATTATACCAAAATTATGCACGTTTGAAACCTTCTCCTAATACCTCATAGGCATCGGAAACGATAACAAACGCTGATGGATCAACGGTTTTAATGAGTTGTTTCAGCTTTGTGAATTCTGTTTGGTAGACAACAACCATCAGTACTGGTCGCGCTTCACCCGTATAACCACCAATTGCAGGTAATTGTGTCACACCACGATCAATTTCAGCATAAATGGCATCACGTACTTCATCTTGTTTCATCGTAATAATATAAACCATTTTGGATTGGCTAAAGCCTAGCTGAATAATATCAATCGTTTTTGTTGTCACAAATAGTCCAATTAGGGCATACAAACCTTTTTCTAAGTCGAAAACAATTGCTGCACTAATAGCGATGACCCCATCAATCAGTAGTACACTAGTACCAAGAGATATTCCGGTAAACTTTGTAATAATTTGCGCTAGCAAATCAGTGCCACCAGTAGAAGCATTCCCTTTAAAAACAAGTCCTATTCCTAAACCGACAACAATTCCTCCGAAAAGTGCACCAAGTAAAGGATTATCAGTCCAAGGCTCCCAACTATTTGTTAATAATACAATGAACGGTAAAGTCACTGTGCCAACAAACGATTTTACCCCGAATTTTTTGCCAAGTAATAATACACCCGCAATAAATAGTGGAATATTAAAGCAATATTGAACAATTCCTGGATTCCAGCCGAATAGACCATGCAATATTGTACTTATTCCACTTACCCCACCTGAAGCGACTTGATTTGGTAATAAAAAGACATTAAAACCAATAGCAATCACTGCCGCTCCGATAATTACATACACATACTCCACAATGCTTTCCCTAACATCATGTCTCATTTCCCCACGCCCACTTCAACTATCAGAATTTTTTAAGACGTGATGATTATAGCAAATAGTTTTGACGTTGAGAACTTCATCATGATGAAGGAAATAAGCAAGCATATTATTTACTTTCATCAATCCATATATAACAAATTATCCGATAAAAAACAAAAAATAAGTACCTGAACGAGCATTTAAAGGATACTTATTTCTGCTTTGATTATAATGATTTTTCAGCCCATTCGATTGCCTCATGGTATAAAAGATCAATACTTGTCAAATCTATATTGATTTTTGGAGCTAGCTCTTCTAAGCTATCCCAGTCCAGTTTCCCTAGTGCAATACTAAATTCTAGATATGGTGTCATCTCTGTTTGATACCCTAAAATAGTAGCTTTTATATCTTCTGAGAATGGAAGTTGCTGTAAAATAATATGTAATGGTCTTTGCAATAAAGTATCAATCAATGAAAACATGCCCACAAAAAAATACTCTGAAAAATTTTGTTTATAGGAGAGCTTCGCTAATTTTTCGCATGCTTTTGCTCTAAATAATGATGTTCTCATCACTTCCTTAAAAAGATCCGAATCAGTATTCATATCTATTTCCCGCATGGCTAATAAGTAAATCCATTTGCGTAAATCGGCTATTCCAAGGATTAAAATCGCCTGTTTAATAGAGCGTACCTTCGATTTAGAACGTCTAGAAGAATTATTAACCATTTGCAATAACTTATAGGTTAACGAGATATCACGTTCAATATTTTCAGATAATAACTGGATATTAGGTTCCTCTTCTTTTAGCAGCGAAATAATATAAAAATATTGAATCGTATTCACTGGTATATCGGTTGCTTTTAAAATTTGAGGCTGTTCAAAAAAATAACCCTGAAATAACTCATAGCCAGAATGCTTCGCTACTTCAAATTGATTACGTGTCTCAACCTTCTCAGCAAGCAATTTAATATGAGGGAATTTTTCCTTTACTTTATTCTCAATTTCCATACGTTCAAGTAAAGGGGACAATAGAAAATCCACCTTTATAAAGTCTATATGAACAAATAATTCGTCATAAATTTGTACATGCTCATCCAGTATAAAATCATCTAAAGCAATTTTAAATCCATATGATTTAAGCTTAATAACCCGCTCAACTAACTTCGGTGTCAAAGGGACATCTTCTAAAATTTCAATGACCACTTGAGATGGATTCAGGTATTCATTGATTGAGCTCATTAGCAGATTTTCAGTGAAATTGACAAAGCAAGGCTTACCGTTTGTAACTTCTTCTATTCCAATTGAAAGAAATGAGTTTACTAATACATCGACTGTTGCTGCATCTGAATCAACCATCGGAAAAGTATTCACATTTTTGCTTCGATATAACAATTCATATGCAACAACTTGTTCATGAAGATTAAAAATTGGTTGTCTGCCAATAAATACTTCCATATTGTCGCCCCCATTTCTCCATTATTTGTAATGAATATTATAACATTTTTTCATGACCATTTGCTTATCATTCATCATACATTTAAAAATGTTCTCCAGTTACACAAAACCTTCTAACTACTTGTAAAAAAATGCCTCCTCATTTGACATTTAATTTGATTTAAACTATAGTACATTACAACACTAATGCACTGTAATACTCTGAAATGAAGGGAGGGTTTTCATGCATATTCATTTAGACAGTACAACACCCATTTATATTCAAATTGCCGAATGGCTACAACATGAAATTATCGCCAATCGGTTACAAGCAGACGAAAAGGTTTATTCACAGTATCAGCTAGCTGAGTTATTCAATATTAATCCTGCTACGGCCGGTAAAGGACTGACCATTTTACTGGAGGAACAACTTCTTTATAAGAAACGGGGGCTAGGTATGTTTGTTGCAACAGATGCAAAGGATCGAATTTTATTGAAACGCCGCAATGAAATATTAACAAAGATGGCTCAAGAGATTGTCTTAGAGGCACAACGCTTACTTGTTTCTAATGAGGAGTTGCTAACACTAATTCAAAAAACACAGGAGGAATTGAAATGAATGTTATTCAATGTGAAAAGCTATCTAAAAAATTTGGACGTCTTCATGCACTCCAAGAAATTACTTGTACAATAAATGGCGAAAAAATAATCGGTGTTATTGGTCGTAATGGTGCTGGTAAATCAACATTGCTAACGATTATAGCGGGCTTTCTAAAACCGACTAATGGTTTCTGTCAGGTATTTAATGAGAATCCCTTTAACAATATTCAAGCTGCTGCCAACACCATTTTAATTGATGATCGGTTAAGCTTTTCAGACTACTTATCCCTAGAGGAAATCTTAAAAATGGGCGCTGATTTTTATCCAAATTGGCAAAATGAGTTAGCATATCGACTGCTACATTATGCAAACATTGATCTTTCTGCTAAACATCAGCAATTATCTAAAGGACAAATGGCTACCTTTAATCTTGTCTACGGATTAGTAAGCCGCTGTGCATTAACTATATTAGATGAGCCAATGAATGGTATGGACGAGGCTATTCGAACAGATTTTTATAGAGCTATTCTAAAGGAATACATAGCCTTCCCCCGGACAATTTTAATTGCTAGTCATCACTTACAAGAAATGGAGTCCATTTTGGAGGAAATTCTGCTTATAGATGAGGGTACTGTCGTTACACATGCCTCCGTAGATGAACTGAAGGAACAATTAATTGCCTTAAGCGGACCAAGTGATAGGATGAAATCCTTGCTATCTGAAACTAACGTTTACGCCCAACAGATTGTAGCTGGAGTGTGCACAGCAATTGTGGATGCAAGTAAACTTTTCATCACGGAGGAAATGCTTCGCACAAAAGGTATTACAAAATCAGTCCTTACTGCAAGTGAGATTTGCAGGTATTTAACCAATCATAAAGGAAGTGATATCGATGCAATCTTTGACTAATATGTCATTTAAAACGATCATCAAAAAGCAAGTGAAATGGAAAGCCAAATTATATAGTTCAGCCCTTAGCTCTCTTATAATTTTACAAATTATTTTTGGCGCATTGCTTTTTAGCTCTGGGAGTGGTTCAAGTGGTCATGGACGCGGGAATTTAAATGTACAGTTCTCCATTTATTCGCTTGATACGTTTCTTATCATTACTGTATTTTGGGCTTTTATAACAGCCATTCTCTTTACTACAAAAGCATATCGCATGGATGATTTATCTATTATTTCAAGTCGAACTTCAAGTGCAATCGCAAATATACTTGTACTTATTCTTTATAGCTTTATTGCTGTCTTAATTATGTTAGCTAGTTACTATATACAAATATTAGGTTTGATGTTAATGGAAAAAGATACACTCATAATTGATAAACTTCTTATTTCACCATCAATTTTTATTTTGTGCATCTGTAGCATTTGTTTGTTCAGCGCAATTGGTTTACTATTTGGTTACTGCTTCCAAGGCCCAAGTATCATAAAAATAGCATCGATAGTATTATTAGCACTTGGCATTATTTCAACGATTATTTTTCCCGAGTCTGTGAATCTTCAACCATTCATACAATTGCCAGATCTCATGCTTAGCGGATTTTATATAATTTTATCTATATTGTGCTTTACTCTCTGTATTTGGATTGCCGATAAATCGGAGGTGTCCCGCAAATGACAAACGCTACGATACTCTTACTCTCATTATTGATTACAATATTATTGCTTACCTTGGCCTTTTTTGTAGTAAGAAAGATAAGTAACAAAACCAAAAACTTCTGGACTCTTAAACGTCTATCTGTCGGGATTACAGTATATATCGGAGTTGGATTATTTGCACTACTATATCTTAGCCTTTTTGCAAATTCATCCATACAGGTATTATCGAAGTCAGAATTAAAGAAAATTGAAAAGAACATTGAGTCTATCCAAAAATATGATCAGGAATATAACTCTTCTTTTTTAACAGACAACTATAAAAAGAAAACATGGGAATTTGATTTTCTAGGTGGTACATTGCCAGTAACAATAAATAACGGAAATGAAGACTCAAGCCTTAATATTCGTCACCTTTATAATGATAGTATTCCAGCAGGAAAAGCCCTTGTTTCCTATTATCAATTCCCGGCTATTATTGAAGGCATTGATATTTCAGATAAAATCCCATTACCAAATGTTTATATGTCACAGAATCAGCTTTGGATTGAAGCTTTATCGAGGCACGAAGTTAATTATCATCGTATAAAAGCATCCATAGGTATTTTAGATTTCAATCGAGAGGAAGATTTTGATGACGACTATCCGTCTACCATCTTCTATCTTTCTTCCAACTTTATTGTCATTGAGACACCTAGTGGAACAGAAATTGAGGATTCTCAGGGGGTTATACAATATTTAAGATAGACTAAAAGAAGGACAGTCCATGCGATTTTTTATCACCTTTGGACTGTCCTTGTTATTTTGCACTTTTTGATTTAATAGCTCCGATTACGGCTGGTATTACGGATATAAGGATAATTAAAATTAGCACTGTTGAGAAGTTATCTTTAATAATTGGAATATTACCAAAGTAAAATCCTAATAATGTACAGCTAAATACCCATAAAATTGCACCTACAACATTGTACATAATGAAGTAGCTATATTTCATTTTACTTGCACCTGCAACAAATGGTATGAATGTTCGGATGAAGGGCATAAAGCGTGCAATGACAATTGTTTTTCCACCATGTGTATTAAAGAATTTTTCTGCGGCTTCCATACGTTCCTTTTTTATAACCCTGCCTAGGAAGCTCTTTGGTGGAATGGATGTTCCTACTTTATGACCAATATGATAATTCATCGTATCTCCTAAAATTGCAGCTACTAAAAATACAGGAATTAATATCCACATATCAAATGCGCCCATTGCTGCAGCTAATGTACCACTTGCAAAGAGCAATGAATCACCTGGCAAGAACGGGAAAATGACAACACCTGTTTCAACAAAAACAATGGCAAATAAAATAAGATAACTCCAATGACCAAAATCGCGAATGATTTCCTCTAAATGCACATCGATATGCATAATAAAGCTAATTAACTCCTTGATGAGTTCTATCATTTTTCCGAATGCTCTCTTTCAATTTAATTTTCTAAATGCTTTGACGCAAAGTTGCACCAAAGGGTTCCATTATTGTAGCAGCCTGCTATAGACTACTTTCTCACTATATGACAAGCCTTGATAAAGTATGTAACAGTTATCACAAGTTTGATTTTATCACTTCCTGATAGCTACGCTCAACTTATTTCCTGAAAGAGCAATTTCTTTTTACAAATTAGCATTATACAATAAAAAAAGCGCTACCATTTTTCAATAGTAGCTACTTCATTTTATACTTTTTCCTTTAAAGAGCGACGTAATATCTTTCCGGTTGTATTCTTCGGTAGTTCATCCATAATTTCTATGACTTTAGGAACCTTATATTTCACCATATGTTTTGTACAATATGCAAGTAGATCATCTGTGGAGGTTGCTGCTACTTCCTTTAAGACAACATATGCATGAACAGCCTCCCCTAAATTAGGATCAGGATAGCCTATAACTGCCGCTTCAACAATATTGTTATGAGCAAAGAGTACTTCCTCTACCTCTCTTGGATAGACATTGAATCCCCCTACAATAATCATATCTTTTTTACGATCAACGATATAGAAATACCCCTCTTCATCAACCTTCGCTAAGTCACCCGTATATAACCAGCCATCACGTATAGCCATCGCTGTTTCTTCAGGCAGTTTATAATATCCCTTCATAACGTTAGGCCCTCTAACAATTAACTCTCCTACTTCACCGACAGGTACCTCTTGCCCGTTTACGTCTACAACTTTATTTTCAACATTGCAGATGGATGTCCCAATTGAACCTGCTTTACGATCGCGGTCCAATGGATTAAAGCAAGTTACTGGTGAAGCCTCTGACAAGCCATAGCCCTCCGAAACACGTACATTAAATTTCTTCTCGAAATTATGTAATAGTGCCACAGGTAATGAAGCGCCTCCTGATATTGCTAAGCGGATTGTCGAGAAATCTTCTGGATTGCCTTCAGGTAGTTGATATAAAAAATTATACATTGTAGGTACACCAGCAAATACAGTTGCTTTTTGCTCTCTTGCTAAGGCGAAAATCTCGGTTGGACTAAAGCGTGGTGCAAGTAATACCGTAGCTCCACTCAATAATGGTGCATTCGCAACAACTGTTAACGCAAATACATGGAAAACTGGCAAAGTTGCAATAATACGATCATCTGCTTTATAGCCTAAATAATGGGCAACATCTCGTGCATTAGAATAAATATTTTCATGTGTCAGCATGGCTCCCTTTGGAGTTCCTGTTGTTCCAGAAGTATAGAGAATAATGGCATTATCATCATCGGCCACTTCTACAGGCTGTAAAGAGTCTGATACGTTAGCAATCACCTGTGTAAATAAATGTGTTTTTACTTTTGCCTCTTGTGACAAGGCTGCAATTTTTTCTGCAGTATCTGCTGTCGTTTCACAAATAATAAATGATGT
This genomic stretch from Lysinibacillus pakistanensis harbors:
- a CDS encoding ATP phosphoribosyltransferase regulatory subunit, with amino-acid sequence MSSIKMFEKPLGMRDTFPQIYEKVEAVRNTGRDFLCSRGYEFIMTPAVEYFDTVGKASAIADAHLFKLVDSQGNTLVLRPDMTTPIARVATSKLLKEMIPIRLAYFASVFRAQETEGGRPAEFDQMGIELIGDNSVFADAEVIVTAMELLQQYGLSQFKVTIGHAGILNCILQDYTESVEQQDILRTLLVQRNYVGFEEAVESFNLPKAKTDALLQFIEEAMNLKEIKDIEKYVRKNDALEYMQQLAKLLEIANLEDYVAFDFTLSSHMSYYTGMLFEVFALGSGFPLGNGGRYDGLLEVFGSKVGATGFSIRVDRLLETLNGLAKEREEAVVVLFEEEQFEEALAKVQVLRAAGKQATLQLRSSLVDEKAFLAYFSEVVVVGQEEVGGE
- the ppaX gene encoding pyrophosphatase PpaX, whose product is MIKALLFDFDGTLLNTNNLIIETFMHVLNERFPGQYSPKDCLKFLGPSLKQTMSDIAPGEEDAMIAKYREYNELHHDELVTQYPDVVSTLEQLKAIGIKLAIVSTKRNGMIDRGLSVLGANHLFDVCIGTDDVKNVKPDPEPVLLALERLGVNKEEAIMIGDNSHDIEAGHNAGIKAAGVAWAFKGPEYLMQFKPEYMLHHMTDLLDIVKAG
- a CDS encoding ATP-binding cassette domain-containing protein, which produces MNVIQCEKLSKKFGRLHALQEITCTINGEKIIGVIGRNGAGKSTLLTIIAGFLKPTNGFCQVFNENPFNNIQAAANTILIDDRLSFSDYLSLEEILKMGADFYPNWQNELAYRLLHYANIDLSAKHQQLSKGQMATFNLVYGLVSRCALTILDEPMNGMDEAIRTDFYRAILKEYIAFPRTILIASHHLQEMESILEEILLIDEGTVVTHASVDELKEQLIALSGPSDRMKSLLSETNVYAQQIVAGVCTAIVDASKLFITEEMLRTKGITKSVLTASEICRYLTNHKGSDIDAIFD
- a CDS encoding acyltransferase, with protein sequence MARKTERYRVEGANSLWNIYNTVSFWKVMKCFIVIQIGRFTPFLRVKNWLYRTFLKMRIGEQTSLALMVMPDTMFPERIHIGNNTVIGFNTTILAHEYLIEEYRLGDVKIGNEVMVGANSTILPGVTIGDGAIVSAATLVHKDVPAGCLAGGNPMQIIYTAEQMAERKRNEVVEWCTPKK
- the lgt gene encoding prolipoprotein diacylglyceryl transferase, encoding MDLLLLQINPIAFHLGPIPVRWYGLLIVSGIILAYVVGQREAVKRGLPEDFLADLLLWAVPISIICARIYYVSMRWDYYSENPGKIIEIWNGGIAIHGALIGAFITAYIFTRKKNISFLRVADIAAPSILIGQIIGRWGNFMNQEAYGGPVSKEFLENLMLPDWIINQMYIEELGTYVHPTFLYESVWNFIGLLILLFLRKVNLNRGEIFFSYLIWYSIGRFYIEGLRTDSLYLVGDLRSAQVVSIIGVIVGLGAIIYRRLTVKPAVKYLDNK
- the cccB gene encoding cytochrome c551, whose product is MKKVMLTLVFGSAIFLAACGGGKTTDEGTKTSTTPDGEAIAMKSCITCHGGELQGQNNAPAIKDVGARLSETEILDVIENGKGSMPPGIVKGEDAKAVAKWLATQK
- a CDS encoding EAL and HDOD domain-containing protein, translating into MEVFIGRQPIFNLHEQVVAYELLYRSKNVNTFPMVDSDAATVDVLVNSFLSIGIEEVTNGKPCFVNFTENLLMSSINEYLNPSQVVIEILEDVPLTPKLVERVIKLKSYGFKIALDDFILDEHVQIYDELFVHIDFIKVDFLLSPLLERMEIENKVKEKFPHIKLLAEKVETRNQFEVAKHSGYELFQGYFFEQPQILKATDIPVNTIQYFYIISLLKEEEPNIQLLSENIERDISLTYKLLQMVNNSSRRSKSKVRSIKQAILILGIADLRKWIYLLAMREIDMNTDSDLFKEVMRTSLFRAKACEKLAKLSYKQNFSEYFFVGMFSLIDTLLQRPLHIILQQLPFSEDIKATILGYQTEMTPYLEFSIALGKLDWDSLEELAPKINIDLTSIDLLYHEAIEWAEKSL
- a CDS encoding VTT domain-containing protein produces the protein MELIKELISFIMHIDVHLEEIIRDFGHWSYLILFAIVFVETGVVIFPFLPGDSLLFASGTLAAAMGAFDMWILIPVFLVAAILGDTMNYHIGHKVGTSIPPKSFLGRVIKKERMEAAEKFFNTHGGKTIVIARFMPFIRTFIPFVAGASKMKYSYFIMYNVVGAILWVFSCTLLGFYFGNIPIIKDNFSTVLILIILISVIPAVIGAIKSKSAK
- a CDS encoding YitT family protein, whose amino-acid sequence is MRHDVRESIVEYVYVIIGAAVIAIGFNVFLLPNQVASGGVSGISTILHGLFGWNPGIVQYCFNIPLFIAGVLLLGKKFGVKSFVGTVTLPFIVLLTNSWEPWTDNPLLGALFGGIVVGLGIGLVFKGNASTGGTDLLAQIITKFTGISLGTSVLLIDGVIAISAAIVFDLEKGLYALIGLFVTTKTIDIIQLGFSQSKMVYIITMKQDEVRDAIYAEIDRGVTQLPAIGGYTGEARPVLMVVVYQTEFTKLKQLIKTVDPSAFVIVSDAYEVLGEGFKRA
- a CDS encoding GntR family transcriptional regulator; translated protein: MHIHLDSTTPIYIQIAEWLQHEIIANRLQADEKVYSQYQLAELFNINPATAGKGLTILLEEQLLYKKRGLGMFVATDAKDRILLKRRNEILTKMAQEIVLEAQRLLVSNEELLTLIQKTQEELK
- the hprK gene encoding HPr(Ser) kinase/phosphatase, which encodes MVVVLTRDVMEKFKLDLLAGEEGIGRTIVTSDISRPGLEMAGYFTHYPANRVQLLGKTELSFFEMLPADVKLERMRLLCSQDTPAIIISRDLEVPEELLQASNEKHVPVFKTHMTTTKFSSRLTNYLEGRLAPMTAAHGVLVDVYGIGVLIIGKSGVGKSETALELVKKGHRLVADDCVEIRQESENFLIGSPPPLLEHLLEIRGIGIIDIMTLFGASAVRPYKRITLIIELEIWDPEKVYDRLGLEEEKMKIIDTELTKLTIPVRPGRNVSVIIEVAAMNYRLKKMGVNAAEEFSRRLDEVISSADELDD